One genomic window of Ziziphus jujuba cultivar Dongzao chromosome 4, ASM3175591v1 includes the following:
- the LOC107416519 gene encoding calcium/calmodulin-regulated receptor-like kinase 2 — protein sequence MAHKADLVIIGISVGLALGLLVALLIFYGIRWYKNHAHLRRCANERSVTALPIRTNGFGTSTDFSASLSNPVPIQVSEIQHKNSLSSWWNHHNKDRFTSVSGILRYSYKDVQKATQNFTTILGQGSFGPVYKANMQTGEVVAVKVLASNSKQGEKEFQTEVSLLGRLHHRNLVNLVGYCVEKGQHMLIYEFMSNGSLANLLYGEKERILSWDERLQIVLDISHGIEYLHEGAVPPVIHRDLKSANILLDRSMRAKVADFGLSKEEVFDGRNSGLKGTYGYIDPEYISSNKFTMKSDIYSFGIIMFELITAIHPQQNLMEYINLAGMSHDGVDEILDEKLAGECNLEEVRRLASIAHKCLHKLPRKRPSIGEVSQAILKIKQRRLTKEDTMSSACGDYSRAVSRIADQQVELSLMTSIKERVILKES from the exons ATGGCTCATAAAGCTGATCTAGTTATTATAGGCATTTCTGTTGGCTTAGCACTTGGTCTTTTGGTAGCTTTGCTCATCTTTTATGGCATAAGGTGGTATAAAAATCATGCTCATCTTCGAAGATGTGCAAATGAGCGTAGTGTAACAGCTCTTCCTATACGCACAAATGGTTTTGGTACGAGTACTGACTTTAGCGCATCTCTCTCAAATCCAGTACCCATTCAAGTATCAGAGATCCAGCACAAAAATTCGCTGTCATCCTGGTGGAACCATCATAACAAAGATCGGTTTACTTCTGTATCAGGCATACTTAGATACTCATACAA GGATGTACAGAAAGCTACACAAAATTTCACAACTATTTTAGGACAAGGGTCATTTGGTCCTGTGTATAAAGCGAATATGCAGACTGGAGAGGTAGTAGCTGTGAAGGTGCTTGCTTCTAATTCTAAACAGGGGGAAAAAGAGTTCCAAACTGAG GTATCTCTGCTAGGAAGGCTGCATCATCGTAATCTGGTGAATCTGGTTGGTTATTGTGTTGAAAAAGGACAGCATATGTTAATTTATGAGTTCATGAGTAATGGAAGCTTAGCAAACCTTCTTTATG gtgaaaaagaaagaattttgaGCTGGGATGAAAGGCTCCAAATTGTTCTTGATATATCACATGGAATCGAGTACCTTCATGAAGGG gCAGTGCCACCTGTCATACATCGGGATTTAAAATCTGCTAATATATTGTTAGACCGGTCAATGAGAGCCAAG GTTGCTGATTTTGGATTGTCAAAGGAAGAGGTATTTGACGGCCGGAATAGTGGCCTTAAAGGAACATACGGCTACATAGACCCAGAGTACATATCCTCAAACAAGTTCACAATGAAGAGTGACATCTACAGTTTTGGTATTATCATGTTCGAACTTATCACAGCCATCCACCCGCAGCAAAACCTAATGGAATACATTAATCTA GCTGGTATGAGTCATGATGGTGTTGATGAAATCCTTGATGAGAAATTAGCTGGAGAATGCAACCTTGAAGAAGTAAGGAGGCTAGCTAGCATTGCTCACAAGTGCTTGCACAAGTTACCAAGAAAGAGACCGTCAATAGGAGAAGTTTCACAGGCTATTTTGAAGATAAAACAGAGACGCCTCACGAAAGAAGATACCATGTCCTCGGCCTGTGGAGATTATTCACGAGCAGTGAGCAGAATAGCTGATCAACAGGTGGAGTTGAGTTTGATGACCAGCATTAAAGAAAGAGTG ATTTTGAAAGAATCATAG
- the LOC107416285 gene encoding O-fucosyltransferase 27, protein MSMKGEGKMVLSKMKWIGLVGLVLSVVSLFVHFLLARFTDEGIADYQSTITIFSRRSFAEDLSRTSPLYRRLWGPVRRLEYLHPDANPRIYYPDPVRQTNGFIFVRIQGGFHEIRNSISDVVVVARFLNATLVIPEIQSTTSSKGISSQFKSFAYLYNEDQFMAALEKDVKVIKTLPKDLKGQRRKKNIPVFKVPYSASPYYYQHHVLPVLKRHLVVELVVSDGGCLQAILPPDLEEYQRLRCRVAFHALRFRQEIQELATKILHRLRDPEQPFIAFDPGMTRDALAYHGCAELFQDVHTELIQHKRAWMIKRGIVKGKLSVNTAAQRLKGSCPLMPEEVGILLRVYGYSWDTIIYVSGGEVFGGQRTLIPLRAMFENVVDRTSLSTPWELSRLYGCEANLVDSHQIAPPTIEKEMKLEAWKTAGPRPRPLPPPPARPKSYNIEGWWGWVAESDNEPESTVMELRTNAHKLLWEAIDYIICIEADVFIPGFDRDGKGHPNFASLVMGHRLYQSAASKTYRPDRKEVAKLLGEIREHLYQANNTLLTSIRRHLRKTLVDGLIEASTKSKPLSFISHPLPECSCMRRGSAETSAHASSSNHSQLLDALKVVHRCPVWMDNDLISQSKEKENEEDFDEDDSASGLFFQRNGGTDEGGSVESNNKEEAPLEDQEELEGGER, encoded by the exons ATGTCAATGAAAGGAGAAGGGAAAATGGTATTGTCCAAAATGAAATGGATTGGTCTGGTTGGTCTTGTTCTTTCGGTTGTCTCTCTCTTCGTTCACTTTTTACTTGCTAGATTTACTGATGAAGGTATAGCAGACTACCAATCCACCATTACAATCTTTTCCCGACGATCCTTTGCTGAAGATTTATCGAGAACT AGTCCCTTGTATAGAAGGCTATGGGGTCCAGTAAGGCGGCTAGAATATTTGCATCCTGATGCAAATCCCAGAATATACTATCCTG ATCCGGTTCGACAAACAAATGGATTTATCTTTGTCCGAATCCAAGGAGGTTTCCATGAGATTAGGAATTCG ATATCTGATGTGGTAGTAGTAGCACGGTTTCTGAATGCTACCTTAGTAATTCCTGAGATCCAATCCACCACTAGCAGTAAGGGAATCAG TTCTCAGTTCAAGAGTTTTGCCTACCTTTACAATGAGGACCAGTTCATGGCGGCATTGGAAAAAGATGTCAAAGTTATAAAAACCCTTCCTAAGGATCTCAAAGGGCAAAGGAGGAAAAAGAACATTCCTGTGTTTAAAGTGCCTTACTCTGCTTCACCTTATTATTATCAGCACCATGTTCTCCCAGTGCTAAAGAGACATCTTGTGGTTGAACTAGTTGTGTCTGATGGTGGATGCTTGCAG GCTATCCTTCCACCTGATCTTGAAGAGTACCAGAGGCTGAGATGTAGGGTTGCTTTTCATGCCCTTCGGTTTCGGCAGGAGATCCAGGAACTTGCTACCAAAATTTTACATCG GTTGCGGGATCCAGAACAGCCATTTATAGCATTTGACCCTGGAATGACTAGAGATGCATTAGCATACCATGGTTGTGCTGAACTCTTCCAG GATGTGCATACTGAACTTATTCAGCACAAAAGAGCTTGGATGATAAAGCGTGGAATTGTCAAGGGAAAGCTTTCGGTGAATACAGCAGCACAACGTCTTAAAGGTTCATGCCCACTAATGCCGGAAGAG GTTGGTATTCTTCTTCGTGTGTATGGATATTCATGGGACACGATCATATACGTTTCTGGGGGTGAAGTCTTTGGCGGCCAAAGGACGTTGATTCCTCTTCGTGCAATGTTTGAGAATGTTGTGGATAGAACTTCCCTCAGCACTCCTTGGGAGCTCAGTAGGCTTTATGGATGTGAGGCTAACCTTGTAGACAGTCATCAGATTGCTCCACCTACAATTGAGAAAGAGATGAAGCTTGAAGCATGGAAAACTGCAGGTCCACGTCCACGCCCACTTCCACCTCCTCCAGCCCGACCAAAATCCTATAACATTGAAGGTTGGTGGGGTTGGGTGGCTGAGAGTGATAATGAGCCTGAGAGTACAGTTATGGAATTGAGGACCAATGCCCATAAATTACTATGGGAAGCCATTGACTATATAATATGCATTGAAGCTGATGTATTCATCCCAGGATTTGATCGTGATGGTAAGGGACATCCAAATTTCGCAAGCTTGGTAATGGGGCACCGGCTATATCAGTCGGCTGCATCAAAAACATACCGACCAGACAG AAAAGAAGTTGCTAAGCTTTTAGGCGAAATACGTGAGCACCTCTATCAAGCAAACAATACTTTGCTAACTTCAATTCGTAGACATTTGAGAAAGACATTGGTTGATGGATTGATTGAAGCATCAACAAAATCCAAGCCCCTATCTTTTATATCTCATCCACTCCCTGAATGTTCTTGCATGAGGCGTGGTTCTGCTGAAACATCAGCTCATGCTTCAAGTTCTAACCACTCCCAACTCCTGGATGCTCTCAAAGTTGTTCATCGGTGCCCCGTCTGGATGGACAATGATTTAATATCGCagtcaaaagagaaagaaaatgaagaggATTTTGACGAAGATGATTCCGCATCTGGATTGTTTTTCCAACGGAATGGTGGAACTGATGAAGGTGGAAGTGTAGAGTCGAATAACAAAGAAGAAGCTCCATTGGAGGATCAAGAAGAGCTTGAGGGTGGAGAAAGATAA
- the LOC107416284 gene encoding phosphatidylinositol 4-kinase gamma 5, which translates to MSPEVDNLVHNQMALATLKGPLSGECCGNKRMERKPSGRRRVFVQTETGCVLGIELERSDNVHTVKRKLQIALNVPTEESSLICGDMVLRNDLSIVRNDSPLLLTRNFLHRSSSTPCLSPTGKDLQQRDQSCPIEILGYSNQYARIKKLVMDIVTAIKNGIDPVPVCSGLGGAYYFKNCDGDNIAIVKPTDEEPYAPNNPKGFVGKAIGQPGLKRTVRVGETGFREVAAYLLDYDHFANVPSTALVKVTHPVFNVNDGVKGNMKRNWKQVCKIASLQQYISHDFDASDHGTSSFPVSAVHRIGILDIRILNTDRHAGNLLVKKLDGVENFGQVELVPIDHGFCLPESLEDPYFEWIHWPQASIPFSEDELEYINNLDPFRDSEMLRMELPVIRDACLRVLVLCTIFLKEAAAFGLCLAEIGEMMSRELRGHEEEPSELELLCMEARKIIEDREKYNFEVNAVDKEEFQFDIDDEVEDLDRASYLEEDLAIEKTLHFRSRVENGRNLLAKLEENEEEAEGSEGDNVPASLDEHVGLVRSRTSYMSKLSKSLKNTNIGEKSWRHAGAMQKSGYVGGISSGNRSVNEQLPASSSFVKLADMNEEEWVQFLDNFQRLLYPAFSNRKAGNVYQKQRQRLGTSCQF; encoded by the coding sequence ATGTCTCCTGAGGTAGACAACCTTGTACATAATCAAATGGCGCTTGCAACCTTGAAAGGACCTCTTAGTGGTGAGTGTTGTGGGAATAAGAGAATGGAAAGAAAACCTTCTGGAAGAAGGCGTGTGTTTGTGCAGACTGAAACTGGCTGTGTTTTGGGTATAGAGCTAGAGAGGAGTGACAATGTGCACACAGTGAAGAGGAAATTACAGATTGCCCTTAATGTCCCAACTGAGGAGAGCTCATTAATATGTGGTGACATGGTGTTGAGGAATGATCTTAGCATTGTTAGGAATGATTCTCCACTTCTTCTCACTAGGAATTTCTTGCACAGAAGCTCTTCTACCCCATGTCTCTCACCTACTGGGAAGGATCTTCAACAGAGGGATCAGAGCTGTCCAATTGAAATATTAGGATACTCAAATCAATATGCTAGAATAAAAAAACTGGTTATGGATATTGTAACAGCAATAAAGAATGGTATTGATCCAGTTCCTGTTTGTAGTGGTCTTGGAGGtgcatattattttaaaaattgtgaTGGTGACAACATTGCAATTGTGAAACCAACAGATGAGGAGCCTTATGCCCCAAATAACCCAAAAGGTTTTGTAGGCAAAGCAATTGGACAACCGGGTCTGAAGCGCACGGTGCGAGTTGGGGAAACAGGTTTCCGAGAAGTTGCAGCTTACCTGCTTGACTATGACCATTTTGCTAATGTTCCCTCTACAGCCCTTGTCAAGGTCACACACCCAGTATTTAATGTTAATGATGGGGTAAAGGGTAACATGAAAAGAAACTGGAAGCAGGTTTGCAAGATTGCATCATTGCAGCAGTACATTTCTCATGATTTTGATGCCAGTGATCATGGGACTTCTAGCTTCCCTGTTTCTGCTGTGCATAGAATAGGGATACTAGATATCCGGATTTTAAATACAGACAGGCATGCAGGAAACCTTTTGGTGAAGAAGCTTGATGGGGTTGAGAATTTTGGTCAGGTGGAGCTTGTTCCCATTGATCATGGTTTTTGTCTCCCAGAAAGCTTGGAGGATCCATACTTTGAGTGGATCCATTGGCCACAGGCTTCAATTCCATTCTCTGAGGATGAGCTTGAGTATATAAACAATCTTGACCCTTTTCGAGACTCCGAAATGCTTAGAATGGAGCTGCCTGTGATTAGAGATGCATGCCTGCGGGTCTTGGTTCTTTGCACTATTTTCCTCAAGGAAGCAGCAGCTTTTGGTCTCTGTCTTGCTGAGATTGGTGAGATGATGAGTAGAGAGCTTCGGGGCCATGAAGAGGAGCCAAGTGAACTTGAGCTGTTATGCATGGAGGCAAGGAAAATTATAGAGGATAGGGAAAAATACAATTTCGAGGTGAATGCAGTAGACAAGGAGGAGTTTCAATTTGACATAGATGATGAGGTAGAGGATTTGGATAGAGCTTCGTACCTGGAAGAGGACTTAGCAATTGAAAAAACTCTCCATTTTAGATCGAGAgttgaaaatggaagaaatttaCTTGCTAAGCTAGAGGAGAATGAGGAGGAGGCTGAAGGGAGTGAAGGGGATAATGTGCCAGCAAGTTTAGATGAGCATGTTGGTCTTGTGCGGAGTCGTACCTCATATATGTCAAAACTCTCCAAGTCTCTGAAGAACACCAATATTGGAGAGAAGAGCTGGCGGCATGCTGGTGCAATGCAGAAGAGTGGGTATGTGGGTGGCATATCATCTGGAAACAGAAGTGTAAATGAGCAGCTTCCTGCAAGCAGTAGTTTTGTGAAGCTGGCAGATATGAATGAAGAGGAATGGGTGCAATTTCTTGACAACTTCCAGAGATTACTGTACCCTGCCTTTTCCAATCGCAAAGCAGGGAATGTCTATCAGAAGCAGAGGCAGAGACTTGGTACTTCATGCCAGTTTTGA